In Candidatus Epulonipiscium sp., a genomic segment contains:
- the hisB gene encoding imidazoleglycerol-phosphate dehydratase HisB codes for MVEKKAQINRKTNETDIKMSINLYGSGIYNIKTGIGFFDHMLSHIAKHGFIDMNLEARGDVEVDCHHTVEDVGIVLGQAITKALGDKKGIKRYGSMILPMEEALVLCAIDLSGRPYLGFDAELTMERLGDMDTEMVEEFFRALCIHGGINLHIKVLKGKNNHHIVEAMFKAFAKALDEATSMDSRIEGVLSTKGILEV; via the coding sequence ATGGTAGAAAAAAAGGCACAAATTAACAGAAAGACCAATGAAACAGATATAAAAATGTCCATTAACCTATATGGTTCAGGAATATACAACATTAAAACCGGTATTGGCTTTTTTGACCATATGCTAAGTCATATAGCAAAGCATGGATTCATAGACATGAACCTAGAGGCTAGAGGAGACGTAGAAGTGGATTGCCATCATACTGTGGAAGATGTAGGGATAGTATTAGGGCAGGCAATAACAAAGGCCTTAGGGGATAAAAAGGGTATAAAGCGGTATGGTTCTATGATTTTACCTATGGAAGAAGCCCTGGTACTTTGCGCTATTGATTTATCTGGGAGACCCTATTTAGGTTTTGATGCAGAGCTTACCATGGAGAGATTAGGAGATATGGATACGGAAATGGTAGAGGAATTTTTTAGAGCATTATGTATTCATGGGGGGATTAACCTTCATATAAAGGTTTTAAAGGGAAAAAACAATCATCATATAGTAGAAGCTATGTTTAAGGCATTTGCTAAAGCCCTAGACGAAGCAACATCAATGGATTCAAGGATAGAGGGGGTACTCTCTACCAAAGGTATTTTGGAAGTATAG
- the hisA gene encoding 1-(5-phosphoribosyl)-5-[(5-phosphoribosylamino)methylideneamino]imidazole-4-carboxamide isomerase — protein sequence MRLYPAIDIKGGKCVRLSQGRFDKVTVYNDNPVEIAKKWEEAGATYIHLVDLDGALIGEQANKNTIKEIAASVTIPIQTGGGIRTIASIKDRLSLGISRVIIGTAAIKDPSLVKEAVKEFGADRIVIGIDAKNGKVAVEGWEEVSSVKAIDLCLQMKKIGIKTIVYTDISKDGMMSGVNVEATKELIDSTGMDIIASGGVADYRDLEKVSHIGAEGVIIGKALYQGTIDLKQAIKQFNRG from the coding sequence ATGAGATTATACCCAGCAATCGATATTAAAGGAGGAAAATGTGTAAGGCTTTCCCAAGGTCGTTTTGATAAGGTAACGGTTTATAATGATAATCCCGTTGAAATAGCAAAAAAGTGGGAAGAAGCAGGGGCAACTTATATACATCTGGTAGATTTAGATGGAGCCTTAATAGGAGAACAAGCCAATAAAAATACAATAAAAGAAATTGCTGCTTCAGTCACTATCCCTATCCAAACTGGGGGCGGTATAAGAACGATAGCCTCTATTAAAGACAGATTATCCCTAGGAATAAGTAGGGTAATTATAGGCACGGCAGCAATTAAGGATCCTAGCTTAGTAAAAGAAGCAGTCAAAGAGTTTGGAGCGGATAGGATTGTTATAGGTATTGATGCCAAAAATGGAAAGGTAGCCGTAGAAGGTTGGGAGGAAGTAAGCAGTGTAAAGGCTATAGACTTATGTCTCCAAATGAAAAAAATAGGCATTAAGACCATAGTTTATACGGATATTTCTAAGGATGGAATGATGAGCGGGGTAAATGTCGAGGCTACAAAAGAGTTAATAGATTCCACAGGGATGGATATCATTGCCTCAGGGGGTGTAGCGGATTATAGGGATTTAGAGAAGGTCAGTCATATTGGTGCCGAAGGAGTTATTATCGGTAAAGCTCTTTATCAAGGGACCATAGATTTGAAGCAGGCAATCAAACAATTTAATAGGGGGTAA
- the hisF gene encoding imidazole glycerol phosphate synthase subunit HisF, with translation MGTKRIIPCLDVKNGRVVKGVNFVNLIDAGDPVEIATAYNEAMADELVFLDITATYENRNTMTDVIKKTAKKISIPLTVGGGIRTVEDFKKILDAGANKVSINSAALKKPELIAEAAQNFGSQSVVVAIDAKKREDDKGWEVYLNGGRVNTGKDVIEWAKEAERLGAGEILLTSMDCDGRKAGYDIELTKAVSKALSIPVIASGGAGNMKHFYEALTEGGAQAALAASLFHFKEMEIKDLKLYLKEKNISVRM, from the coding sequence GTGGGAACAAAACGAATTATACCATGCTTAGATGTGAAAAATGGTAGGGTGGTCAAAGGTGTTAACTTTGTTAATTTAATAGACGCAGGGGATCCTGTTGAAATTGCAACTGCTTATAATGAAGCAATGGCAGATGAACTTGTATTTTTGGATATTACAGCAACATATGAGAATAGAAATACCATGACAGATGTAATTAAGAAGACGGCTAAAAAAATATCAATTCCTCTTACCGTAGGGGGGGGGATAAGGACCGTTGAGGATTTTAAAAAGATACTTGATGCAGGGGCGAATAAAGTCTCCATAAATTCAGCAGCATTAAAAAAGCCAGAACTTATTGCAGAGGCTGCCCAAAACTTCGGAAGTCAATCAGTTGTAGTAGCTATAGATGCTAAAAAAAGAGAAGACGATAAGGGATGGGAAGTATACTTAAATGGTGGTCGTGTAAATACGGGTAAGGATGTTATAGAATGGGCAAAGGAAGCAGAAAGATTAGGAGCTGGGGAAATACTTTTAACTAGTATGGATTGTGATGGAAGGAAGGCAGGATATGATATCGAATTAACAAAGGCTGTTTCGAAAGCCCTCTCAATACCTGTCATTGCTTCTGGAGGAGCAGGAAATATGAAACATTTTTACGAAGCTCTAACGGAAGGTGGAGCCCAGGCTGCCCTAGCAGCTTCCCTATTTCATTTTAAGGAAATGGAGATAAAAGATTTAAAGCTATATCTCAAAGAAAAAAACATATCCGTAAGGATGTAA